DNA sequence from the Archangium lipolyticum genome:
CGTCTGCAACGCCTCGGGCGGAGCGGTGTGCAGCGATACCACGAGCAGCACCGTGGAGCGTTGCAACGGTCAGGATGACGACTGCGACGGCACGGTGGACGAGGACTTCGACCTGCGGACGGATCCGGCCCACTGCGGCAGATGTGACAGGTCCTGCGGCGCGTCGGAGACGTGCGTCAATGGTTCCTGCCAGCTGCCCGCGGAGCAGGCTTGTGACAATGGCATCGATGACGATGGTGATGGACGCCTGGACTGTGCGGACTCGGATTGCGCGAGCCGAGCGTGCGGCACGGGCTGCATCTGCCAGGGCGGCGCCAGGACCGAAGCCGCGTGCACCGACCATGTGGACAACGATAGCGATGGGACGGTCGATTGCCTCGATCCGGATTGCGAGGGCTCGTCGTGCGCGGCCCTGCGCTCGCTCACGCTCTCGCCTGACAACGTCCAGCTCGCCATCCAGGGGAGCACGAGGGCCGTGCAGACGTTCACCGTCACGGGGACCTATTCGGATGGGCACACCGAGGACGTGACGGGCCAGGCGGCCTTCAGCATCGACGACACGCGGCTGGGCTTCTTCTCGGGGGCTACCTTCAACTCGAGCACCTCGGTGGCTGGCTCCAGCACCGTGCGCGCCCGGGTGGGCACCGTGTCCGCCTCTGCTGCCATCACGGTGAAGCTCGAACAGAGGATCCCAGATTCCAGCTCCGTCTCCCTGCCTTCGCGGCCGGAGACGAGGTTCGACGGAACGGTGGATGCCACGCGCAGTCCACGGATCGTCCATCCCAGCAGCGGGGTCATGGTCCCACCCAACCTGGGGCAGATGGAGATCCACTTCCTGCCGGGGGACAGCTCCAACACCTTGTTCGAGCTGTCCTTCCGAAACGGCATCACGGACGTGCGCGTCTACCTGCGCTGCTACCTGCCGAGCGGCTTCTCTCTGCCCTCGGGAGTGACCCGCGGCTGCATCTATACGCCTTCCGAGGAGGTCTGGCGGTTCGTGGCCGAGAGCAACCGTGGGGGCCAGCCCGTGCAACTCGCCGTTCGCGGTACGGATGACTCGGGCGCCGGCACGGTGGGCGTCTCCGAGCCCATCACCCTCCAGATCTCCGGTTCCACGGTGGCGGGCTCGCTCTACTACTTCACGACCTGGAACGGCATGGCGATCCTGCGCCAGGACTTCTCCGCGAGCGGCACGTCGAACCCCTCCGTCGTGATGAAGGCAAGCAACATCAATGGTTCCAGCGTGCAATGCGTGGGCTGTCACGCGGTGAGCCGCAATGGCAAGAAGATGGTGGCGGGGGTCAACGGGCAGCACGATGGGCGGATCGCCCTGGTGGATCTGTCCAGCTTCTACCCCACGACCCGGGTCCCCCTCGTGCAGAACGGCGCGAGGCTGAGCACCTTCGAATCGTGGAACCCTGAAGGCAGCAGGTTCGTCGGCGTCTACGGAGACCAGAACGCCACGCGTTTCAACCTGATGCTCTTCGACGGGAGCACCGGTGACTTGCT
Encoded proteins:
- a CDS encoding MopE-related protein, with the protein product MSNSGTPVSTRVGTRRDRTSLHPIKTRTLVLMVALAFTGLTACGSPEPDDPDSGTPATQVDAGQPGGGDGGSDAGAPDGGRCEPAAAELCNHIDDDCDGEVDEGFVLGTPCDGPDSDRCTEGQVVCGANGGTVCSDTTADSVERCNLSDDDCDGEVDEGFHVGESCDGQDSDMCAEGEFVCNASGGAVCSDTTSSTVERCNGQDDDCDGTVDEDFDLRTDPAHCGRCDRSCGASETCVNGSCQLPAEQACDNGIDDDGDGRLDCADSDCASRACGTGCICQGGARTEAACTDHVDNDSDGTVDCLDPDCEGSSCAALRSLTLSPDNVQLAIQGSTRAVQTFTVTGTYSDGHTEDVTGQAAFSIDDTRLGFFSGATFNSSTSVAGSSTVRARVGTVSASAAITVKLEQRIPDSSSVSLPSRPETRFDGTVDATRSPRIVHPSSGVMVPPNLGQMEIHFLPGDSSNTLFELSFRNGITDVRVYLRCYLPSGFSLPSGVTRGCIYTPSEEVWRFVAESNRGGQPVQLAVRGTDDSGAGTVGVSEPITLQISGSTVAGSLYYFTTWNGMAILRQDFSASGTSNPSVVMKASNINGSSVQCVGCHAVSRNGKKMVAGVNGQHDGRIALVDLSSFYPTTRVPLVQNGARLSTFESWNPEGSRFVGVYGDQNATRFNLMLFDGSTGDLLGEISNTGTPTNPASHPDWSADGKTIAFASVGIKNTLQRFYKGSIQVVSEQPGGSWSDPVVVAPSQSGKNRYAPAIAPDSSFLVYNESSCPSGAGDSNMNCDSESDPSARIWAARLHASAAPVELARANAPGVMDGSSVDLSNGYPKWHPSVSRGAAGSPRLMWVAFASSRMYGLRKPPDSIGGQNVTGSLLWMAAVDPDKLAAGEDPSFAAFPLPMQNLSGSNHLPQWVAYPVSNGCSTVGEACGSSGGTCCDGTQCVRSDKDPPQPCDVSGACVCQAIPQ